The Aminithiophilus ramosus genome contains a region encoding:
- a CDS encoding type I restriction-modification system subunit M yields MTEQDKRKLGATLWAIADQLRGAMNADDFRDYMLSFLFLRYLSDNYEAAAQKELMSDYPTPPSGDRRPPLALWYAQNPGDTVAFEKQMRRKTHYVIKPEYLWSTIAEMARTQNGELLHTLEKGFHYIENESFASAFGGLFSEINLNSEKLGKDYETRNAKLCNIIRALAEGLAQFSTDSDTLGDAYEFLIGQFAAGSGKKAGEFYTPQQISSILSGIVTLDGQEPATGRRKTLESVFDFACGSGSLLLNVRRRMGAKGIGRIYGQEKNITTYNLARMNMLLHGVKDSEFQIYHGDTLTNDWDWLREMNPAKMPKFDAVVANPPFSYRWDPTEAMGDDVRFKSYGLAPKSAADFAFLLHGFHYLKPEGVMAIILPHGVLFRGGAEERIRTKLLRDGNIDTIIGLPANLFFSTGIPVCILVLKKCKKPDDVLFINAAEHFEKGKRQNVLTEDHIDKIIDTYQNRREEERYARRVAMEEIEENGYNLNITRYISTQRAEEPIDLQAVNAELVALAGNIEEARNRHNAFLEELGLPLLP; encoded by the coding sequence ATGACCGAACAGGACAAGAGAAAACTCGGCGCGACTCTCTGGGCCATCGCCGATCAACTGCGCGGCGCGATGAACGCCGACGACTTTCGCGACTACATGCTCTCCTTCCTCTTTCTGCGCTACCTTTCGGACAACTACGAGGCGGCGGCGCAGAAGGAGCTTATGTCGGACTATCCGACGCCGCCCTCCGGCGACCGCCGCCCGCCCTTGGCCCTGTGGTACGCTCAAAACCCCGGCGATACGGTCGCGTTCGAAAAGCAGATGCGCCGCAAGACGCACTATGTGATCAAGCCCGAGTACCTCTGGAGCACCATCGCCGAGATGGCCCGCACCCAGAACGGCGAGCTGCTGCACACCCTTGAAAAGGGTTTCCACTACATCGAGAATGAATCCTTCGCCAGCGCCTTCGGCGGCCTCTTCTCCGAGATCAATCTGAATTCGGAGAAGCTGGGGAAAGATTACGAGACGCGCAACGCCAAACTCTGCAACATCATCAGGGCGCTTGCGGAGGGCTTGGCGCAGTTCTCCACCGACAGCGACACTCTGGGCGACGCCTACGAGTTTCTTATCGGCCAGTTCGCCGCCGGTTCGGGAAAGAAGGCGGGCGAGTTCTACACGCCGCAGCAGATATCCAGCATCCTCTCGGGCATCGTCACGCTCGACGGCCAGGAACCGGCCACCGGAAGGCGGAAGACTCTCGAAAGCGTCTTCGACTTCGCCTGCGGTTCCGGATCGCTGCTGCTCAACGTGCGCCGCCGCATGGGGGCGAAGGGCATCGGCAGGATTTACGGTCAGGAGAAGAACATCACCACGTACAACCTGGCGCGCATGAACATGCTGCTGCACGGGGTGAAGGATTCGGAGTTCCAGATCTACCACGGCGACACCCTCACGAACGACTGGGACTGGCTGCGCGAGATGAACCCGGCGAAGATGCCGAAGTTCGACGCCGTGGTGGCCAATCCGCCCTTCAGCTACCGCTGGGATCCGACGGAGGCGATGGGCGACGACGTGCGCTTCAAGAGCTACGGCCTCGCGCCCAAGTCCGCCGCCGACTTCGCCTTTCTGCTCCACGGCTTCCACTATCTGAAGCCGGAGGGCGTCATGGCCATCATCCTGCCCCACGGCGTGCTGTTCCGGGGCGGCGCGGAAGAGCGCATCCGAACGAAGCTGCTCAGGGACGGCAACATCGACACGATCATCGGCCTGCCCGCCAACCTCTTCTTCTCGACGGGCATTCCGGTCTGCATTCTCGTGCTGAAGAAGTGCAAGAAACCGGACGACGTGCTTTTCATCAACGCCGCCGAGCACTTCGAGAAGGGGAAGCGCCAGAATGTCCTGACGGAGGATCATATCGACAAGATCATCGACACCTACCAGAACCGCAGAGAAGAGGAGCGCTACGCCCGCCGCGTGGCGATGGAGGAGATCGAGGAGAACGGCTACAACCTGAATATCACGCGCTACATCAGCACGCAGCGGGCGGAGGAGCCGATCGATCTGCAGGCCGTCAACGCCGAACTGGTCGCTTTGGCCGGGAACATCGAGGAGGCCCGGAACAGGCACAACGCCTTTCTCGAAGAGCTGGGCCTTCCCCTCTTGCCCTGA
- a CDS encoding virulence RhuM family protein encodes MTQLILYTSEDGQSRVQLRADRGTVWLSQRQMAELFDVSPDNISVHLKNIYADGELRREATAEESSVVQIEGGREVRRRVTLYNLDAILAVGYRVRSPRGVQFRRWASTVLAEYLLKGFAMDDERLKNPDGRPDYFDEMLARIRDIRASEKRFYQKVRDLFALAADYDKTDEATRQFFATVQNMLLFAVTQRTAAEIVVDRADPEDSHFGLLTWKGNQVRKQDILLAKNYLTEGESDTLNRLVVIFLETAELRAKRQTVTTMAFWRENVAQIIASNGFPLLEGAGSVSHVSMERRIAPLFLDYERRRKSREARAADAEDEAELRALENSIRGRKESGRE; translated from the coding sequence ATGACCCAGCTCATCCTCTACACCAGCGAAGACGGCCAAAGCCGGGTGCAGCTGCGGGCCGACCGGGGCACGGTGTGGCTCAGCCAGCGGCAAATGGCCGAACTTTTTGATGTATCGCCGGACAATATCAGCGTGCACCTGAAAAACATCTACGCCGATGGTGAACTGCGACGAGAAGCAACTGCCGAGGAATCCTCGGTAGTTCAAATCGAAGGTGGGCGCGAAGTGCGCCGCAGGGTCACGCTTTACAATCTCGACGCCATTCTGGCCGTGGGGTATCGCGTGCGTTCGCCGCGAGGCGTCCAGTTCCGTCGCTGGGCCAGCACGGTGTTGGCCGAGTATCTGCTCAAGGGCTTCGCCATGGACGACGAGCGGCTGAAGAACCCCGATGGCCGCCCGGACTACTTCGACGAGATGCTGGCCCGTATCCGAGACATTCGGGCCTCGGAGAAGCGCTTCTATCAAAAAGTGCGAGATCTCTTCGCGCTGGCTGCCGATTACGACAAGACCGATGAGGCCACGCGACAGTTTTTCGCCACCGTTCAGAACATGCTGCTGTTCGCCGTCACGCAGCGGACCGCCGCCGAAATCGTCGTCGACCGTGCCGACCCGGAGGACTCCCATTTCGGCCTGTTGACCTGGAAGGGGAATCAGGTGCGCAAGCAGGACATTCTGCTGGCCAAAAACTACCTGACCGAGGGTGAAAGCGACACGCTGAACCGTCTGGTGGTTATCTTTCTCGAAACCGCCGAATTGCGGGCCAAACGGCAGACGGTCACCACCATGGCTTTCTGGCGCGAGAACGTCGCCCAGATCATAGCCTCCAACGGCTTTCCCCTCCTGGAGGGAGCGGGATCGGTCAGCCATGTCTCTATGGAGCGGCGCATCGCCCCGCTTTTTCTGGACTACGAGCGACGCCGTAAATCCCGGGAAGCCCGAGCCGCGGATGCAGAGGACGAGGCCGAGCTGAGAGCTCTGGAAAACAGCATAAGGGGTCGCAAGGAGTCGGGGCGCGAGTAA
- a CDS encoding restriction endonuclease subunit S: MEETSMTQGAKRALVPELRFPEFRDAGEWEEKTLGGLTHKTDKRNKSCKKYPIYSINNTVGFVPQVEQFDGVDSNKRGYDISLYKIIERNTFAYNPARINVGSIGYSEDLNNILISSLYVCFKTSKNVNDRFLLYFFSTFTFDKSVNSNVEGGIRSYLFYENFSKIKIPLPNEAEQQKIADCLSSVDELITLETRKIDALKAHKKGLMQQIFPAEGETLPKLRFPEFRDAGEWDKNKLGEICCMRAGKFVSAGEISEKNGYALYPCYGGNGLRGYVKTHTHSGKYPLIGRQGALCGNVILGEGEFYATEHAVVAAPFSGINIDWLFYDLLKLNLNRFATGQAQPGLSVDVLEKVECLVPRLEAEQQKIADCLSSIDNLITSQAQKLDALKAHKKGLMQQLFPVPDEAGK; encoded by the coding sequence ATGGAAGAAACGAGCATGACGCAGGGAGCAAAGCGCGCGCTGGTGCCCGAACTGCGCTTTCCGGAGTTCCGGGATGCGGGGGAGTGGGAGGAGAAGACTCTAGGCGGATTAACTCACAAGACGGATAAGAGAAATAAAAGTTGCAAAAAATACCCTATTTACTCGATTAACAATACAGTTGGCTTCGTTCCACAGGTAGAACAATTTGATGGAGTGGATAGCAACAAACGAGGTTACGATATCTCTCTTTATAAAATAATTGAAAGAAATACATTCGCCTACAATCCTGCAAGAATTAATGTGGGATCTATTGGCTACAGTGAAGATTTGAACAACATTCTCATTAGCTCGTTGTATGTCTGCTTTAAAACTTCTAAAAATGTCAACGATAGATTTCTGTTGTATTTTTTTAGCACATTTACATTTGACAAATCGGTGAATAGTAATGTTGAAGGAGGGATCCGGAGTTATCTTTTTTATGAAAATTTCTCAAAGATAAAAATTCCACTACCCAACGAAGCAGAACAACAAAAAATCGCCGACTGCCTCTCCTCCGTCGACGAGCTGATAACCTTGGAGACCCGGAAGATCGACGCGCTCAAGGCCCATAAAAAAGGACTGATGCAGCAGATCTTCCCCGCCGAAGGTGAAACCCTCCCCAAACTCCGCTTCCCCGAGTTCCGGGATGCTGGGGAGTGGGATAAGAATAAGCTTGGTGAGATTTGCTGTATGCGTGCGGGGAAATTTGTGTCCGCAGGGGAAATATCAGAGAAAAACGGATATGCGCTTTATCCATGTTACGGTGGTAACGGTTTGCGTGGATATGTAAAAACGCATACGCATTCAGGGAAGTATCCTTTGATTGGTCGACAAGGTGCACTTTGTGGGAATGTCATTCTTGGGGAAGGTGAATTTTACGCGACAGAACATGCCGTGGTTGCTGCTCCTTTTTCTGGCATCAATATCGATTGGCTGTTCTATGACCTCCTGAAATTGAATCTGAATCGATTCGCTACGGGGCAGGCGCAGCCGGGGCTTTCCGTAGACGTGTTGGAAAAAGTTGAGTGCCTTGTTCCAAGATTGGAGGCCGAACAACAAAAAATCGCCGACTGCCTCTCCTCTATCGACAACCTCATAACCTCGCAGGCCCAAAAACTCGACGCGCTCAAGGCCCATAAAAAAGGGCTGATGCAGCAGCTTTTCCCGGTGCCGGACGAGGCGGGAAAATGA
- a CDS encoding type I restriction endonuclease subunit R: MTEQQIEQLLIEKLIDLKYAYRQDIGDRAALERNFRRHFQELNRVNLTDGEFGRLLGDIVTPDVFAAARRLRERSTFERDDGTALHYTLVNIKDWCKNTFEVVNQLRISTDYSHHRYDVILLINGVPVVQIELKTLAISPRRAMQQIVDYKNDPGNGYGKTLLCFMQLFIVSNRSETWYFANNNNRHFRFDADERFLPLYQYADPSNRKITHLDSFADAFLAKCTLGETISRYMVLVACEQKLLMMRPYQIYAVKAIVESIHRRCGNGYIWHTTGSGKTLTSFKASTLLKDNPDIDKCLFVVDRKDLDRQTREEFNKFQEGCVEENTNTETLVRRLLSEDYADKVIVTTIQKLGLALDGNNSRRNYAERLEPLRNQRIVFIFDECHRSQFGENHRAIREFFPDAQLFGFTGTPIFEENASHQQIEGRQASYRTTADLFQQQLHAYTITHAIEDRNVLRFHVDYFKPEGKIPAKTDEPLAKKAIVESILSKHDAATNGRKFNALLATSSINDAIEYHELFKTVQAERAAEDENFRPLNVACVFSPPAEGNRDVQQIQEDLPQERADNEQEPEKKKEALKSIIADYNARYGTNHGVGEFDLYYQDVQTRIKDQQYPNSDLPHSKKIDIAIVVDMLLTGFDSKFLNTLYVDKNLKHHGLIQAFSRTNRVLNDTKPYGNILDFRQQQDAVDTAIALFSGEAARPAKEIWLVDEAPVVIERLQAAVRKLGDFLESQGLENRPEEVPNLKGDGARSTFINLFKEVQRLKTQLDQYTDLTEGHREKIEQVLPEDELQAFRGAYLETALLLKQKQDGDGEGAEAPTAGAVQQLDFEFVLFASAMIDYDYIMALIAKYSQQEPSTQKMHRAQLIGLIQADAKFMDERDDIAEYIKTLEAGKGLDEKAVRAGYERFKERKNARELAAVAEKHGIEAAALKTFVDTVLRRMVFDGDLLGDLLAPQELGWKARTQKELALMEDMIPLFKKLAQGREISGLNAYEQ; this comes from the coding sequence ATGACCGAGCAGCAGATCGAACAACTTCTGATCGAAAAACTGATCGACCTCAAATACGCCTACCGCCAGGACATAGGCGACCGGGCGGCGCTGGAACGGAACTTCCGCCGGCACTTTCAGGAACTGAACCGCGTGAACCTCACCGACGGCGAATTCGGCCGGCTGCTGGGGGACATCGTCACCCCCGACGTCTTCGCCGCCGCCCGCCGTCTTCGCGAGCGCAGCACCTTCGAGCGCGATGACGGTACGGCGCTCCATTACACGCTGGTCAACATCAAGGACTGGTGCAAGAACACCTTCGAGGTCGTCAACCAGCTGCGCATCAGCACCGACTACAGCCATCACCGCTACGACGTGATCCTGCTGATCAACGGCGTCCCCGTCGTGCAGATCGAACTGAAGACGCTGGCGATCAGCCCGCGCCGGGCGATGCAGCAGATCGTCGATTACAAGAACGACCCCGGCAACGGCTACGGAAAAACGCTGCTCTGTTTCATGCAGCTCTTCATCGTCAGCAACCGCAGCGAGACATGGTACTTCGCCAACAACAACAATCGTCACTTCCGCTTCGACGCCGACGAGCGCTTTCTGCCGCTCTACCAGTACGCGGACCCAAGCAACAGGAAGATCACCCACCTGGACAGCTTCGCCGACGCCTTTCTGGCCAAGTGCACCCTGGGCGAGACGATCAGCCGCTACATGGTGCTCGTGGCCTGCGAACAGAAGCTCCTGATGATGCGCCCCTACCAGATCTACGCCGTCAAGGCCATCGTGGAGTCCATCCACCGGCGCTGCGGCAACGGCTACATCTGGCACACGACAGGCAGCGGGAAGACGCTCACATCCTTCAAAGCGTCGACCCTCCTCAAGGACAATCCCGACATCGACAAATGCCTCTTCGTCGTCGACCGCAAAGACCTCGACAGGCAGACCCGGGAGGAGTTCAACAAGTTTCAGGAAGGGTGCGTCGAAGAGAACACCAACACGGAAACCCTGGTGCGGCGCCTCCTCTCCGAGGACTATGCCGACAAAGTCATCGTCACCACCATCCAGAAGCTCGGCCTCGCGCTCGACGGCAACAACAGCAGGCGCAACTACGCCGAGCGGCTGGAGCCCCTGCGGAATCAGCGCATCGTCTTCATCTTCGACGAGTGCCACCGGTCGCAGTTCGGCGAGAACCACAGGGCCATCAGGGAATTCTTTCCCGACGCCCAGTTGTTCGGATTCACCGGCACGCCCATCTTCGAGGAGAACGCCTCCCATCAGCAGATCGAGGGGCGGCAGGCCAGCTACCGGACCACGGCGGACCTCTTCCAGCAGCAACTGCACGCCTACACGATCACGCACGCCATCGAAGACCGGAATGTCCTGCGCTTCCATGTGGATTACTTCAAACCGGAAGGAAAGATTCCGGCGAAGACCGATGAACCCCTCGCCAAGAAAGCCATCGTCGAATCGATTCTCTCCAAGCACGACGCCGCCACCAACGGGCGCAAGTTCAACGCCCTTCTGGCCACCTCGTCGATCAACGACGCCATCGAGTATCACGAACTCTTCAAGACGGTACAGGCCGAAAGAGCGGCGGAGGACGAGAACTTCCGGCCGCTGAACGTCGCCTGCGTTTTCTCGCCGCCCGCCGAGGGCAACAGGGACGTGCAGCAGATACAGGAAGACCTGCCCCAGGAAAGGGCCGACAACGAGCAGGAGCCGGAAAAGAAGAAAGAGGCCCTCAAGAGCATCATCGCCGACTACAACGCGCGGTACGGCACGAATCACGGAGTGGGCGAGTTCGACCTCTACTATCAGGACGTGCAGACGCGCATCAAAGACCAGCAGTACCCGAACAGCGATCTGCCGCACAGCAAGAAGATCGACATCGCCATCGTGGTGGACATGCTGCTCACCGGCTTCGACTCAAAGTTTCTGAACACCCTCTACGTGGACAAGAACCTCAAACACCACGGTCTGATCCAGGCCTTTTCCCGCACCAACCGCGTCCTCAACGACACCAAGCCCTACGGCAACATCCTCGACTTCCGCCAGCAGCAGGACGCCGTGGACACCGCCATCGCCCTCTTTTCCGGCGAGGCCGCCAGACCTGCGAAGGAAATATGGCTGGTGGACGAAGCGCCCGTGGTTATCGAGAGACTGCAGGCGGCCGTGCGGAAACTGGGCGATTTTCTGGAATCTCAGGGCCTGGAGAACAGACCCGAAGAGGTCCCCAACCTCAAAGGCGACGGGGCCCGTTCGACGTTCATCAACCTCTTCAAGGAGGTGCAGCGCCTTAAAACACAGCTTGACCAGTACACCGACCTGACGGAAGGGCACAGGGAAAAAATCGAGCAGGTGCTGCCCGAAGACGAATTGCAGGCCTTCAGAGGCGCCTATCTGGAAACGGCCCTGCTTCTGAAGCAAAAGCAGGACGGAGACGGAGAGGGGGCCGAAGCGCCGACTGCCGGCGCGGTGCAGCAGCTCGATTTCGAATTTGTCCTTTTCGCCTCGGCGATGATCGACTACGACTACATCATGGCGCTGATCGCGAAGTATTCGCAGCAGGAGCCGAGCACGCAGAAGATGCACCGCGCCCAGCTCATCGGCCTGATTCAGGCTGACGCCAAGTTCATGGACGAGCGTGACGACATCGCCGAGTACATCAAAACGCTGGAAGCGGGCAAGGGGCTGGACGAGAAGGCCGTCCGCGCCGGATACGAACGCTTCAAGGAACGAAAGAACGCCCGGGAGCTTGCCGCCGTCGCCGAAAAGCATGGCATCGAGGCCGCCGCCCTGAAGACCTTCGTGGACACCGTGCTGCGCCGCATGGTCTTCGACGGCGACCTGTTGGGCGACCTGCTCGCCCCGCAAGAGCTTGGCTGGAAGGCGCGCACGCAGAAGGAACTGGCACTCATGGAAGACATGATTCCGCTGTTCAAGAAACTCGCCCAGGGGCGGGAGATATCGGGGTTGAACGCCTATGAGCAGTAA
- a CDS encoding transposase: MNPYSPDVKEQLVKRMMPPENASLSSLARETGISFETLRQWRKQARIETGSPVPGNGRRPQSWSPGEAGETVDKQPTGSYVIRRFKKAFSIGVSAAASVVMEAVFVSLDEGPDDDRRPSASRRLDRLFRGGTPERRSFRQSSGEELPEG, from the coding sequence ATGAACCCCTACAGTCCCGACGTGAAAGAACAGCTTGTCAAACGAATGATGCCCCCCGAGAACGCCTCCCTCTCGTCTCTGGCGCGTGAGACGGGAATCAGCTTCGAAACGCTCAGGCAGTGGAGGAAGCAGGCTCGTATCGAGACGGGTTCGCCCGTCCCCGGCAACGGCCGTCGCCCTCAGTCTTGGTCCCCCGGCGAAGCGGGTGAAACTGTTGACAAGCAGCCGACCGGCTCTTATGTTATAAGAAGATTTAAAAAGGCCTTTTCGATCGGTGTTTCTGCTGCGGCCTCTGTCGTGATGGAGGCTGTTTTCGTGTCGCTGGATGAGGGGCCGGACGATGATCGGCGGCCTTCTGCGAGCAGGCGCCTCGATCGCCTCTTCAGGGGAGGGACCCCGGAGAGGCGATCGTTCCGGCAAAGCTCTGGCGAGGAACTTCCGGAGGGTTGA
- a CDS encoding integrase core domain-containing protein has protein sequence MKGSTFQARLAALGILPSRSRPRVSNDNAYSESLFRTYKYRPAFPSQGFAGLEEAREWTAAFVRWYNEKHRHSAIGFVTPDARHRGDDVEILKKRKLRYEKARSAHPERWRGKTRRREPIGPVFLNPDRSGKEEKAEKDPG, from the coding sequence ATGAAGGGCTCGACCTTCCAGGCCCGCCTCGCGGCCCTGGGAATCCTCCCCAGCAGAAGCCGCCCGAGAGTGAGCAACGACAACGCCTACTCAGAATCGCTCTTTCGGACCTACAAATACCGCCCTGCCTTCCCGTCGCAGGGATTCGCCGGCCTCGAAGAGGCCCGGGAATGGACGGCCGCCTTCGTCCGCTGGTACAACGAAAAGCATCGCCACAGCGCCATCGGCTTCGTCACCCCCGACGCCCGCCACAGAGGCGACGACGTCGAGATCCTGAAGAAAAGAAAGCTTCGCTACGAAAAGGCCCGATCGGCCCACCCCGAACGGTGGAGAGGCAAAACCCGCCGACGGGAACCCATCGGCCCCGTCTTCCTCAACCCCGACAGATCGGGTAAGGAGGAAAAAGCGGAGAAGGACCCCGGCTGA
- a CDS encoding DUF3732 domain-containing protein — translation MAEARAVGLLPADAAPATWEDAVAELRSAMSVSPEEQLTRYEESVDQAELGRLNGEHVRLREQLRRQQNELDAMQSLLDDEGGYSQETGEQVSRLSSLGIFAAASSGCCPLCEQPTSDRVPTVSQLQSELDRASNQLSSVSKHTPGLESLIIEQETKLAETRRLLKENRGALEAIRRSDDRLTALRDAALRRALVLGRISLFLETLPQIADSSKLRREIEQLQIEIEGIKAELSDEKMQERLDSILSVISKKLTSWAERLEHEHSGNPFRLDPRRLQLVADAETEVGPIPMDRMGSGANALCCHIIAHLALHIWFVRNSRPVPRFLFLDQPSQVYFPAEQDIGGSMAVLDDEDRTAVIRIFELIRDVVAELSPGLQVIITEHADVTEDWYQAAVVERWRRGAALIPAEWIEEQVGEGENDGG, via the coding sequence GTGGCCGAGGCCAGGGCTGTGGGCCTTCTGCCAGCGGACGCCGCACCAGCCACGTGGGAAGATGCTGTCGCTGAGTTACGATCCGCTATGAGTGTATCGCCGGAGGAGCAGCTCACCAGGTACGAGGAAAGCGTCGATCAGGCAGAGCTAGGTCGATTGAACGGCGAGCACGTGCGGCTCCGGGAGCAGCTGCGCCGGCAGCAGAATGAGCTCGATGCGATGCAGTCACTGCTCGACGACGAAGGGGGATACTCACAGGAGACAGGGGAGCAGGTGTCGCGGCTTTCAAGCCTGGGAATCTTCGCAGCGGCTAGTTCTGGGTGCTGCCCGCTTTGCGAACAGCCAACATCTGACCGCGTGCCAACAGTGTCGCAGCTCCAGTCCGAGCTTGACCGCGCCTCCAACCAGCTCAGTAGTGTCTCGAAACATACGCCTGGGCTCGAGTCTCTCATCATCGAGCAAGAAACAAAGCTGGCCGAGACGCGTCGCTTGCTTAAGGAGAATCGGGGCGCGCTGGAGGCGATCCGTCGGTCTGATGATCGGCTCACAGCGCTTCGCGATGCAGCGTTGCGTCGAGCTCTCGTCCTCGGGCGAATTAGCTTGTTCCTTGAGACTCTGCCGCAGATCGCAGACTCTTCTAAGCTCCGTCGCGAGATTGAACAGCTGCAGATCGAGATCGAAGGGATCAAGGCTGAACTGAGCGATGAGAAAATGCAGGAGCGGTTGGACTCTATCCTCTCGGTCATCAGTAAGAAACTGACGAGCTGGGCTGAGCGGCTCGAACACGAGCACAGCGGAAACCCATTTCGACTAGATCCGCGTCGCCTTCAACTTGTGGCGGACGCAGAGACTGAAGTGGGACCGATACCCATGGATAGAATGGGAAGCGGTGCGAACGCGCTCTGCTGTCACATTATTGCGCACCTGGCGCTCCACATCTGGTTCGTGCGCAATAGCCGCCCAGTTCCTCGTTTCCTCTTTTTGGATCAGCCATCACAGGTCTACTTTCCTGCTGAGCAAGACATCGGTGGTTCCATGGCTGTCCTCGACGACGAGGATCGAACTGCGGTCATCCGCATCTTCGAGCTGATCCGAGACGTCGTTGCTGAGCTGAGTCCTGGACTACAGGTCATCATCACAGAGCACGCCGATGTGACGGAAGACTGGTACCAGGCCGCCGTTGTTGAGCGGTGGAGGAGAGGAGCCGCACTGATCCCGGCAGAATGGATTGAAGAGCAGGTAGGCGAAGGTGAAAACGATGGTGGATAG
- a CDS encoding ISNCY family transposase, giving the protein MVLSLVKRTGKMSLMTTRRDLLMKTKEARRLGLVEEAVAGNLTVQEVADRLGLSRRQVFRLKRRYREEGAQGLLHKGRGKPSRRRISQETRDFVVSLAKGLYRDTSCQHMAELLAEEHDLVLSAKSIARFLRAENLSLVHRHRAPKRRSRRVRRSRRGDLVQMDASPFDWFEIGERCTLHGVIDDATGEVLGLWMARNECLFGYFRVLRQMLDRHGVPRELYADRHTIFLSPKSEKLTIKEELEDSAPVTQFGRALEALGTRYVPAGSPQAKGRIERLWGTLQDRLVVAFRRAGVKTIEEANVLLAAYPGEVHNPRFARPPAEGASAFLPPPDGPALDLLLTRQTDRKASGDSTISLDGKQYALIGPRRRPLLLARGQAVKVIEKLDGKLLALVHDGLYDLAAVDKEPPATPPPVIETKTGTPCKTKKQRKPAADHPWRQNPAPPAAAVGSEQGTGSPP; this is encoded by the coding sequence ATGGTATTGTCACTCGTGAAGAGGACAGGGAAAATGTCACTTATGACGACCAGGAGAGACCTACTCATGAAGACAAAAGAAGCAAGGCGCTTGGGGTTGGTGGAAGAGGCTGTCGCGGGCAACCTGACGGTTCAGGAGGTGGCCGATCGGCTCGGTCTGAGCCGCCGTCAGGTCTTTCGGCTCAAACGACGCTACCGGGAAGAAGGAGCGCAGGGGCTCCTGCACAAGGGACGAGGCAAACCGTCCCGGCGCAGAATCTCTCAGGAGACACGGGATTTCGTCGTCAGTCTGGCCAAGGGTCTTTACAGGGATACGAGCTGTCAGCACATGGCCGAACTCCTTGCCGAAGAGCATGATCTCGTGCTGAGCGCCAAGAGCATCGCCCGTTTCCTTCGCGCGGAGAACCTGTCCCTCGTTCATCGCCACCGGGCCCCGAAGCGGCGTTCCCGCAGGGTCCGACGGTCCCGACGAGGCGATCTGGTCCAGATGGACGCCTCTCCTTTCGATTGGTTCGAGATCGGTGAGCGTTGCACTCTCCACGGCGTGATTGACGATGCCACAGGAGAGGTCCTCGGTCTGTGGATGGCCAGGAATGAGTGCCTCTTCGGCTACTTCCGCGTGCTCCGTCAGATGCTTGATCGCCACGGCGTGCCTCGCGAGCTTTACGCCGACCGCCACACCATCTTCCTTTCTCCCAAGTCGGAAAAACTGACGATCAAGGAGGAGCTGGAGGACTCGGCGCCTGTAACCCAGTTCGGCCGCGCTCTGGAGGCTCTCGGAACTCGCTATGTCCCTGCAGGGTCTCCCCAGGCGAAGGGGCGGATCGAAAGGCTCTGGGGAACTCTTCAGGATCGTCTCGTCGTCGCCTTCCGACGGGCCGGAGTGAAAACGATCGAAGAGGCCAACGTCCTGCTCGCCGCCTACCCGGGAGAGGTCCATAACCCGAGGTTCGCTCGTCCTCCCGCAGAGGGGGCATCTGCCTTTCTCCCTCCGCCGGACGGACCCGCTCTCGATCTCCTCCTGACTCGCCAGACCGACCGGAAGGCCTCGGGAGACTCGACGATTTCCCTCGACGGAAAACAGTACGCCCTGATAGGCCCCCGCAGACGCCCCCTGCTTCTTGCCAGGGGACAGGCGGTCAAGGTCATCGAGAAGCTCGACGGGAAACTCCTGGCTCTTGTCCATGACGGGCTCTACGATCTCGCAGCCGTCGACAAAGAGCCCCCTGCGACTCCCCCGCCTGTCATCGAGACGAAGACAGGCACTCCATGCAAAACGAAGAAGCAGAGGAAGCCGGCGGCAGACCATCCCTGGCGACAGAATCCCGCTCCTCCTGCCGCGGCGGTCGGCTCCGAGCAAGGGACGGGTTCCCCTCCCTAG